A window of Pseudomonas guangdongensis contains these coding sequences:
- the rnhB gene encoding ribonuclease HII — MQLGLDFSLVEELVAGVDEVGRGPLCGPVVTAAVILDPARPILGLNDSKKLSEARRERLFDEIREKALAWCIGRAEVEEIDRLNILQATFLAMQRAVAGLAVRPSLALIDGNRCPVLEVPAAPVVQGDGRVPAIAAASILAKVSRDREMAALDALYPGYGMAGHKGYPTPAHLEALRRLGPTPIHRRSFAPVRALLADA; from the coding sequence ATGCAGCTGGGCCTGGATTTCTCGCTGGTCGAGGAGCTGGTCGCCGGGGTCGACGAGGTCGGGCGCGGCCCGCTGTGCGGCCCGGTGGTCACCGCCGCGGTGATCCTCGACCCGGCGCGGCCGATCCTCGGCCTCAACGACTCCAAGAAGCTCAGCGAGGCGCGCCGCGAGCGGCTGTTCGACGAGATCCGCGAGAAGGCCCTGGCCTGGTGCATCGGCCGCGCCGAGGTGGAGGAGATCGACCGGCTGAACATCCTCCAGGCTACCTTCCTCGCCATGCAGCGCGCGGTGGCCGGCCTGGCGGTGCGTCCCAGTCTGGCGCTGATCGACGGTAACCGCTGTCCGGTGCTGGAGGTGCCCGCCGCCCCGGTGGTGCAGGGCGACGGCCGGGTGCCGGCCATCGCTGCCGCCTCGATCCTCGCCAAGGTCAGTCGCGACCGCGAGATGGCCGCGCTGGACGCCCTCTATCCGGGCTACGGCATGGCCGGGCACAAGGGCTATCCGACCCCGGCGCATCTGGAGGCGCTCCGCCGTCTGGGGCCGACGCCGATCCATCGGCGCTCCTTCGCGCCGGTACGCGCGCTGCTGGCCGACGCCTGA